The proteins below are encoded in one region of Ascochyta rabiei chromosome 9, complete sequence:
- a CDS encoding 3-methyl-2-oxobutanoate hydroxymethyltransferase, with protein MNTLRIASQTCRPKSYSPPILALQRLIFNVNVRWSSHSPLGAALATARKPVTINTIQSLYRKKEPITVLTAHDFPSAHVADHAGMDIVLVGDSLAMVAMGMDDTSEVLLDEMILHCKSVSRATKGAFTVGDLPMGSYEISPEQALASAIRVIKEGRVKGVKLEGGKEMAPTIAKITGAGIPVLAHVGLTPQRQNALGGFRVQGKSTASAVKLLEDALAVQDAGAFAMVVEAVPAEVAELVTKKLSVPTIGIGAGNGCSGQVLVQVDMLGNFPPGRFLPKFVKKFGNVWDESLKAIEQYRAEVKSRAYPAPEHTYPVSKEVLDAFEKAVEQRGESEA; from the exons ATGAACACCCTTCGGATAGCGTCACAGACATGTCGGCCCAAATCATACTCACCTCCGATACTGGCGTTGCAAAGACTGATATTCAATGTCAATGTCCGATGGAGCTCACATTCACCCCTGGGTGCAGCCCTCGCTACCGCACGGAAGCCTGTCACCATCAACACCATCCAGAGCCTGTATCGTAAGAAGGAGCCAATCACCGTCCTCACTGCGCATGACTTTCCCAGTGCTCACGTTGCCGACCATGCCGGCATGGACATTGTTCTTGTGGGAGACAGTCTGGCTATGGTCGCCATGGGTATGGATGACACAAGTGAGGTGTTGCTGGACGAGATGATCTTGCACTGCAAATCAGTGTCGCGTGCAACCAAGGGTGCTTTTACG GTGGGAGACTTACCAATGGGCAGCTATGAGATCTCTCCTGAGCAAGCCCTGGCTTCCGCCATCCGAGTGATCAAAGAGGGTCGTGTCAAGGGCGTCAAGCTCGAGGGTGGAAAGGAGATGGCACCAACCATAGCCAAGATCACTGGAGCTGGTATCCCTGTGCTCGCCCATGTTGGCCTCACTCCTCAAAGACAGAATGCACTTGGCGGTTTCCGTGTGCAGGGCAAAAGCACTGCCTCCGCCGTCAAGCTGCTCGAGGATGCACTTGCAGTCCAGGACGCTGGCGCCTTCGCTATGGTTGTCGAAGCCGTACCAGCAGAGGTTGCTGAACTGGTTACGAAGAAGCTCAGCGTCCCCACCATTGGCATCGGTGCTGGTAATGGTTGTTCAGGACAGGTACTCGTTCAAGTCGACATGCTAGGCAACTTTCCACCTGGTCGTTTCTTGCCAAAGTTTGTCAAGAAGTTCGGCAACGTCTGGGACGAGTCCCTCAAGGCTATTGAGCAGTACAGAGCGGAAGTAAAGAGTCGAGCATACCCTGCACCGGAACATACGTACCCGGTGTCAAAAGAAGTGCTTGATGCTTTCGAAAAAGCTGTCGAGCAACGAGGCGAGTCGGAAGCCTGA
- a CDS encoding E2 ubiquitin-conjugating enzyme — MRSHWSTTTCSFPLEYGRRHTAIPLTQRRQEFYVRFKGPEDTPFHGGLWKIHVELPDQYPYKSPSIGFVNRIFHPNIDELSGSVCLDVINQTWSPMYDMINIFEVFIPQLLAYPNPTDPLNGEAAALLMREPKSYDAKVKEYVQKYASKDISEDSDKDDDDDDDMSSVGSYESGDDEAAGNMDDI, encoded by the exons ATGAGGTCACACTGGTCAACGACAACA TGTTCGTTTCCTCTCGAATACGGTCGACGCCACACCGCGATACCACTGACACAGCGCAGGCAAGAGTTCTACGTCAGGTTCAAGGGGCCTGAGGACA CACCCTTCCATGGCGGACTCTGGAAAATCCACGTCGAGCTACCCGACCAGTACCCTTACAAAAGCCCTAGCATTGGCTTCGTGAACCGCATCTTCCACCCAAACATCGATGAACT GTCCGGCTCAGTCTGTCTCGACGTCATCAACCAGACGTGGTCGCCCATGTACGATATGATCAACATCTTTGAGGTCTTCATCCCCCAGCTGCTTGCATACCCCAACCCCACCGATCCTCTCAATGGCGAAGCGGCCGCGCTCCTCATGCGAGAACCGAAGAGTTACGATGCGAAAGTCAAGG AATATGTTCAGAAGTACGCTTCCAAAGACATTTCCGAAGACTCCGACAAGGAtgatgacgacgatgacgacatGAGCTCAGTCGGCAGCTACGAATCGGGCGACGACGAAGCAGCAGGCAACATGGACGACATCTAA
- a CDS encoding Kinesin heavy chain: MSGSNTIKVVARFRPQNKIEIASGGEPIVDFKSDDTCSIQSKEASGAFTFDRVFDMSSRQVDVFDYSIRPTVDDILNGYNGTVFAYGQTGAGKSYTMMGSDIDDDVGKGVIPRIVEQIFASILASPGNIEYTVRVSYMEIYMERIRDLLMPQNDNLAVHEEKNRGVYVKGLLEVYVSSVDEVYEVLRRGGQSRAVSATNMNAESSRSHSILVVTVTQKNVETGSMKSGQLFLVDLAGSEKVGKTGASGQTLEEAKKINKSLSALGMVINSLTDSKASHVPYRDSKLTRILQESLGGNSRTTLIINCSPSSYNDVETLSTLRFGMRAKTIKNKAKVNAELSPAELKAMLKKAQSQITTFETYIGSLEGEVSLWRGGESVPKEKWTPAIEGGASTTNKRPASAARAQTPSRFDATRNSETPSRPDSRMDLDRAGTPSIPLDKDEKDEFLRRENELQDQVAERESQLAKAEDQLKTTKDELQYYKAKDGESTKAHERMTTELNDLKMMVEKIQFEGKEAHITMDGLKEANSELTMELDEVKQQLLDAKMNAKESSAAIDEKKKKKAEAMAQMMAGFDLGDEVFSDNERSIRKIIEQLDQLHEMSSAGEAIAPDSLQELREKIVETQGIVRQAELSLTARNEEDNVHNKRREALEARTATLQRSYEELLESNLSEADTEELKARLADAYAARQDGNVELVDDLKADLARRVEENQKFKNEIEGLQQRIKSGAIANGVANGINGKSVQQQIAEFDNMKKSLMRDLQNRCERVVELEISLDETREQYNNVLRTSNNRAQQKKMMFLERNLEQLTVVQRQLVEQNSSLKKEVAIAERKLIARNERIQSLESLLQDSQEKLTAANHRFESQLTAVKERLEAAKAGSTRGLGSPSAGASFAFGGGVGSRIAKPLRGGGGDGPSLPIIGNLQKDGEAEPKNKRTSWFFKQG; encoded by the exons ATGTC GGGCTCCAACACCATCAAAG TGGTGGCGCGTTTCCGTCCGCAGAACAAGATCGAGATAGCCAGTGGTGGTGAGCCCATTGTTGACTTCAAGTCGGACGACACATGCTCGATTCAA TCGAAAGAGGCCTCTGGGGCCTTCACCTTCGATCGAGTCTTCGACATGAGCTCGCGCCAGGTTGACGTGTTCGACTATTCTATTCGGCCGACCGTCGACGACATTCTCAATGGGTACAACGGCACAGTCTTCGCCTACGGCCAGACGGGTGCGGGCAAGTCATATACCATGATGGGAAGCGATATTGACGACGACGTCGGCAAGGGTGTCATTCCGCGTATCGTCGAACAGATCTTTGCAAGCATCCTAGCATCTCCCGGCAACATCGAATACACCGTCCGGGTGAGCTACATGGAGATTTATATGGAGCGCATTCGAGATCTGCTCATGCCACAGAACGACAATTTGGCTGTGCACGAGGAGAAAAACAGGGGTGTATACGTCAAGGGCTTGCTGGAAGTTTATGTCTCGAGTGTAGATGAGGTCTATGAGGTCCTGCGAAGAGGTGGACAATCAAGAGCGGTCTCAGCCACGAACATGAATGCAGAGTCATCGCGTTCCCATTCGATCCTCGTCGTTACAGTTACTCAGAAGAACGTCGAAACAGGGTCGATGAAGAGCGGACAGCTTTTCTTGGTCGATCTGGCTGGTTCCGAGAAGGTTGGCAAGACGGGTGCTAGTGGTCAGACACTGGAGGAGGCAAAGAAGATCAACAAGAGTCTGAGTGCGCTGGGCATGGTCATCAACTCCTTGACCGACTCAAAAGCCTCTCACGTTCCCTACCGAGACTCGAAACTTACCCGTATCCTGCAAGAATCGCTGGGAGGTAACTCCAGGACGACCCTGATCATCAACTGCTCGCCGAGTAGTTACAACGATGTCGAAACGCTGAGCACCCTGCGATTCGGTATGCGAGCAAAGACTATCAAGAACAAAGCCAAGGTCAACGCCGAACTCAGTCCCGCGGAGCTAAAGGCTATGCTCAAGAAGGCGCAAAGTCAAATCACGACATTTGAAACCTACATCGGCTCATTAGAAGGCGAAGTTTCTCTTTGGCGTGGCGGAGAGTCGGTGCCAAAGGAGAAATGGACACCTGCGATTGAGGGTGGTGCGTCCACTACAAACAAGAGACCGGCTTCAGCAGCTCGGGCACAAACCCCATCCCGATTTGATGCAACCAGGAATTCGGAAACGCCTTCGAGACCAGACTCACGGATGGATCTTGACCGCGCAGGCACACCCAGCATACCTTTGGATAAAGACGAGAAAGACGAGTTCTTAAGGAGAGAGAACGAGCTTCAAGATCAGGTCGCAGAGAGGGAGTCGCAGCTTGCCAAGGCCGAAGACCAGTTGAAGACCACTAAAGACGAGCTCCAGTACTACAAGGCCAAAGACGGCGAATCGACCAAGGCCCACGAGAGGATGACGACGGAGCTCAACGACCTCAAGATGATGGTTGAGAAGATTCAGTTCGAAGGCAAAGAGGCCCATATCACTATGGACGGACTGAAGGAGGCCAACTCGGAGCTTACCATGGAGCTGGATGAAGTCAAGCAACAGCTTCTAGACGCGAAGATGAACGCCAAGGAGTCAAGTGCTGCCATAGAcgaaaagaagaagaagaaggccgagGCGATGGCACAGATGATGGCTGGCTTTGATCTTGGTGATGAAGTATTTAGCGACAACGAACGCAGCATCCGCAAGATCATCGAACAACTTGATCAGCTACACGAGATGAGTTCAGCTGGAGAAGCAATTGCTCCAGACTCTCTACAGGAACTCAGGGAGAAGATAGTGGAAACCCAAGGCATTGTTCGACAGGCGGAGCTCTCGCTTACAGCACGCAACGAAGAAGACAACGTCCACAACAAGCGACGCGAAGCCCTCGAAGCACGAACTGCGACACTGCAACGTTCGTACGAGGAGCTTCTCGAGAGCAACCTGTCCGAGGCAGACACCGAAGAGCTCAAGGCCCGTCTCGCAGATGCTTACGCTGCTCGACAAGATGGCAACGTAGAGCTCGTTGACGATCTGAAAGCAGATCTGGCTCGGAGAGTGGAGGAGAATCAGAAATTCAAGAACGAGATCGAGGGCCTGCAGCAACGTATCAAGAGCGGCGCGATCGCCAACGGTGTCGCAAACGGCATCAACGGCAAGTCTGTGCAACAACAGATCGCCGAGTTCGACAACATGAAGAAGAGCCTGATGCGTGACCTGCAGAACAGGTGTGAGCGG GTCGTTGAGTTGGAGATCTCCCTTGACGAGACACGAGAACAGTACAACAACGTACTTCGCACGTCCAACAATCGCGCacagcagaagaagatgatGTTCCTCGAGCGCAACCTGGAGCAGCTCACTGTTGTGCAGAGGCAGCTCGTTGAGCAGAACAGCTCCCTGAAGAAGGAGGTTGCCATTGCTGAGCGCAAGCTAATTGCACGCAATGAGCGCATCCAGTCGTTGGAGAGCTTGCTGCAAGACAGCCAGGAGAAGCTGACAGCAGCAAACCACCG CTTCGAGTCGCAACTCACAGCTGTCAAGGAGCGTCTTGAAGCTGCGAAGGCCGGCTCAACACGAGGCCTTGGTTCGCCCAGCGCCGGTGCTTCATTTGCCTTTGGCGGCGGTGTCGGCTCCAGGATCGCAAAGCCTCTTCGTGGCGGAGGCGGAGACGGACCTTCGCTCCCCATCATCGGCAACCTTCAGAAGGACGGTGAAGCCGAGCCAAAGAACAAGCGCACGAGCTGGTTCTTCAAGCAGGGGTAG
- a CDS encoding Ubiquitin-like protein, with amino-acid sequence MSQSPAERAIEEDDKTEAPLTMAASVVLTNLPRDASKALETAGNLSIGKITVRLQPVGSAPHLNQRVFKLSTNQRFETIVRFLRKRLGVKEHESVFCYVGNVFSPALDEGVGNLWTCFKQNEELVVGYAMSPAFG; translated from the exons ATGTCTCAGTCGCCAGCAGAAAGAGCGATAGAGGAGGATGACAAGACTGAAGCGCCACTGACCATGGCAGCATCCGTTGTTCTAACTAACCTACCCCGTGATGCATCGAAGGCCCTTGAGACTGCGGGAAACCTGAGCATAGGAAAGA TCACCGTACGCCTTCAGCCAGTGGGGTCAGCACCACACTTGAACCAACGTGTCTTCAAACTGTCAACCAACCAGCGCTTCGAGACTATTGTCCGGTTCCTACGGAAACGACTAGGCGTGAAGGAGCATGAAAGCGTGTTCTGTTACGTCGGCAATGTCTTTTCGCCAGCGCTAGATGAAGGTGTGGGGAATCTCTGGACG TGTTTCAAACAGAACGAGGAGCTCGTTGTAGGTTATGCAATGTCTCCAGCTTTTGGATGA
- a CDS encoding RNA helicase gives MFGAFRRCPATLSRSLSKAAVASNVLRTPLTRTSAVLRTPSSRIASASVAGFHHSARWQQIAQDVEAEQAVAEHGPATTFAELATRGLVHPNLINTITRQMKIETMTDVQQRTINEALSGVDIIAQAKTGTGKTLGFLVPVIQRIITADPKLGEKTRGYKRAKADDIRAIIISPTRELAEQIAVEAKKVTQNTGLVVQTAVGGTMKRQMLQKTQREGCHLLIGTPGRLFDILSDPYSGVKAPNLNALVMDEADRLMDDGFTKEIDEIKQHLPDPEVVERQNLMFSATVARDVVDLVRRTLRPGFHFAKCVNEEEEPTHARVPQKQVMVAGFENIMPSLYELVLKKQQSAMAGESNPFKAIIYFNSTAEVTLAASVFYKLGGGFKRNSALSGLRSFEIHAKLSQAQRTRASEDFRACKSGLLFSSDVTARGMDFPNVTHVIQIGLPRDRESYIHRLGRTGRAGKEGEGWIVLTPFEKGEIRRRLRGLPLVDATADLETAEIDMSQPAEVPENVGRILQEITDAHKKVYPDQLDAAFRGLFGSFQWYGDKQGLLEGANRLAEFGWGMPTPPQPPSSLFAGGRRGGGGGRSRGGFGGGRGGDRGGDRGGYRQDRGGADAFSGGRSGGFGGDRRGGDRGGFGGDRGGDRGGDRRGGDRGFGGRGGRDGGFGGERRAPRQEYSDF, from the exons ATGTTTGGCGCATTCAGAAGATGTCCGGCGACACTGTCGAGGAGCCTCTCCAAGGCCGCAGTCGCGTCCAACGTGCTCCGCACACCCCTCACACGCACATCGGCCGTCCTGAGGACACCGTCGTCGCGCATCGCCAGCGCCTCGGTCGCCGGCTTCCACCACAGCGCGAGGTGGCAACAGATTGCGCAGGACGTCGAGGCAGAGCAGGCCGTTGCTGAGCATGGGCCGGCCACGACCTTTGCAGAGCTGGCCACGCGCGGCCTGGTGCACCCCAACCTCATCAACACCATCACCAGGCAGATGAAGATCGAGACCATGACCGACGTCCAGCAGCGGACCATCAACGAGGCCCTCAGCGGCGTCGACAT TATTGCACAGGCAAAGACAGGTACCGGCAAAACCCTCGGCTTCCTTGTCCCCGTCATCCAGCGCATCATCACAGCCGACCCCAAGCTCGGCGAGAAGACCCGCGGCTACAAGCGCGCAAAGGCCGACGACATCAGGGCCATCATCATCTCCCCCACCCGTGAGCTCGCCGAGCAGATTGCTGTCGAGGCCAAGAAGGTCACCCAGAACACAGGCCTCGTCGTCCAGACGGCCGTCGGTGGCACCATGAAGCGTCAGATGCTCCAGAAGACCCAGCGTGAGGGCTGCCACCTGCTCATCGGCACGCCTGGACGTCTGTTCGATATCCTCTCGGACCCCTACTCGGGCGTCAAGGCGCCCAACCTCAACGCCCTGGTCATGGACGAGGCCGATCGCCTGATGGACGACGGCTTCACCAAGGAGATCGACGAGATCAAGCAGCACCTCCCCGACCCCGAGGTCGTCGAGCGCCAGAACCTCATGTTCTCTGCCACCGTCGCCCGCGATGTCGTCGACCTGGTCCGCCGCACCCTCCGTCCCGGCTTCCACTTCGCCAAGTGCGTCaacgaagaggaggagcCCACACACGCCCGTGTCCCCCAGAAGCAGGTCATGGTTGCCGGATTCGAGAACATTATGCCCTCCCTCTACGAGCTCGTCCTCAAGAAGCAGCAGAGCGCCATGGCCGGCGAGTCCAACCCTTTCAAGGCCATCATCTACTTCAACTCCACCGCTGAAGTCACCCTCGCCGCCTCCGTCTTCTACAAGCTTGGCGGCGGTTTCAAGCGCAACTCGGCCCTCTCCGGCCTCCGCAGCTTCGAGATCCACGCAAAGCTCTCCCAGGCTCAGCGCACCCGCGCCTCCGAAGACTTCCGCGCGTGCAAGTCTGgcctcctcttctcctccGACGTCACAGCACG AGGAATGGATTTCCCCAACGTCACTCACGTCATCCAGATTGGTCTTCCCCGCGACCGCGAGTCGTACATTCACCGTCTCGGCCGCACTGGTCGCGCGGGCAAGGAGGGTGAAGGCTGGATCGTCCTCACACCCTTTGAGAAGGGCGAGATCCGCCGCCGTCTCCGCGGCCTGCCTCTCGTCGACGCTACCGCTGACCTCGAGACGGCAGAGATCGACATGAGCCAACCGGCAGAGGTTCCTGAGAACGTGGGCAGGATCCTTCAGGAAATCACCGATGCGCACAAGAAGGTCTACCCGGACCAGCTTGATGCTGCGTTCCGCGGCCTGTTCGGTAGCTTCCAGTGGTACGGCGACAAGCAGGGTCTGCTCGAGGGCGCCAACAGGCTTGCCGAGTTCGGCTGGGGCATGCCTACTCCCCCTCAGCCTCCTTCTAGCCTGTTCGCTGGCGGCAGGcgaggtggcggcggtggtcgCAGCCGTGGCGGCTTCGGCGGAGGCCGTGGTGGTGACCGTGGCGGCGACCGTGGCGGCTACCGCCAGGACCGCGGCGGCGCTGACGCATTCAGCGGTGGCCGCTCTGGCGGATTCGGCGGCGACAGGCGAGGCGGTGATCGCGGCGGCTTTGGCGGAGACCGTGGTGGTGACCGTGGAGGCGACCGAAGAGGCGGCGACCGTGGCTTTGGCGGCCGTGGCGGCCGTGACGGCGGCTTTGGCGGCGAACGACGCGCTCCTCGTCAGGAGTACTCTGACTTTTAG
- a CDS encoding E2 ubiquitin-conjugating enzyme, producing MSSPKRRIETDVMKMLMSDYEVTLVNDNRQEFYVRFKGPEDTPFHGGLWKIHVELPDQYPYKSPSIGFVNRIFHPNIDELSGSVCLDVINQTWSPMYDMINIFEVFIPQLLAYPNPTDPLNGEAAALLMREPKSYDAKVKEYVQKYASKDISEDSDKDDDDDDDMSSVGSYESGDDEAAGNMDDI from the exons ATGAGTTCTCCAAAGAGGCGCATCGAGACCGAT GTCATGAA GAT GCTTATGAGCGACTATGAGGTCACACTGGTCAACGACAA CAGGCAAGAGTTCTACGTCAGGTTCAAGGGGCCTGAGGACA CACCCTTCCATGGCGGACTCTGGAAAATCCACGTCGAGCTACCCGACCAGTACCCTTACAAAAGCCCTAGCATTGGCTTCGTGAACCGCATCTTCCACCCAAACATCGATGAACT GTCCGGCTCAGTCTGTCTCGACGTCATCAACCAGACGTGGTCGCCCATGTACGATATGATCAACATCTTTGAGGTCTTCATCCCCCAGCTGCTTGCATACCCCAACCCCACCGATCCTCTCAATGGCGAAGCGGCCGCGCTCCTCATGCGAGAACCGAAGAGTTACGATGCGAAAGTCAAGG AATATGTTCAGAAGTACGCTTCCAAAGACATTTCCGAAGACTCCGACAAGGAtgatgacgacgatgacgacatGAGCTCAGTCGGCAGCTACGAATCGGGCGACGACGAAGCAGCAGGCAACATGGACGACATCTAA
- a CDS encoding E2 ubiquitin-conjugating enzyme, whose product MSTAARRRLMRDFKRMQTDPPAGVSASPIADNVMTWNAVIIGPADTPFEDGTFRLVMHFEEAYPNKPPGVKFISQMFHPNVYGTGELCLDILQNRWSPTYDVAAILTSIQSLLNDPNTSSPANVEASNLYKENRKEYTKRVRETVEKSWED is encoded by the exons ATGTCTACCGCAGCCCGCCGTCGTTTGATGCGCGACTTCAAG CGTATGCAGACTGATCCTCCTGCTGGCGTGTCCGCTTCTCCTATAGCCGACAACGTCATGACCTG GAACGCAGTGATCATAGGTCCGGCTGACACACCGTTCGAGGACGGCACCTTTCGCCTTGTCATGCACTTTGAAGAAGCCTACCCGAATAAGCCCCCGGGTGTCAAGTTCATTAGTCAGATGTTCCACCCGAACGTATACGGTACAGGCGAGCTGTGTCTGGATATCCTGCAGAATCGGTGGTCGCCGACGTACGACGTTGCGGCGATTTTGACGAGTATCCAGAG TCTGTTGAACGACCCGAACACGTCGTCGCCGGCAAACGTAGAAGCGTCGAACCTGTACAAGGAGAACCGGAAAGAGTACACAAAGCGCGTACGGGAAACGGTCGAGAAGAGCTGGGAGGACTGA
- a CDS encoding Cdc7p-Dbf4p kinase complex regulatory subunit: protein MANRRVPLASLQNATNSPIRAPVVAGKRQRSHASEQRDMPYGQPPQKKQMIEVDDAEARRHGLVRRSGAPTTALTRKLEAARETKAPPKQPEKTQRVTNDLETIRQWQRHYRKLFPQFVFYFDSVQEPQKDKLMSRAQILGSREVTFFSREATHVITTRPIPVDVDTSSSAHAKGTVNPAQLENKKSVFDAALSKSGQSGRGDILVKAKELGMKIWSVEKLQRMVDTMFSKETGEDIHYTTRHGTVAGQKARQADLQRLLQNEKLDRDYVIGAQDMVQLRGYHVYVHDMDEVTRPVMIREYQKVEKEKGKWPQFRASGNGKCPFVEDPHFGRRQQEEQEERRAQRALAAAPRTRAASAMEEKRVLGENNNLAQREPAPAAIKKEKREDDAKPLDPPKGLPLKRTSTEGPPMFGSAQANVRAMPRFIGGEPVASGLHQSNVTSAIQSQMISSTAAAPRAGNSKEVNQLQRKVLEKNSVTSANSGYSSVMNDVRVPLNQDHTQPMRAAKRKAQESLSQAHEMAEQERQARKIAALRRRKTAEKELKPGYCENCREKFNDFDEHCVTRKHRKFAATNENWAELDALLAQLDRQ from the exons ATGGCAAATCGTCGCGTGCCGCTGGCCAGTTTGCAGAATGCCACCAACTCGCCCATACGCGCCCCTGTCGTCGCCGGAAAGCGCCAACGCTCGCACGCGAGCGAGCAACGCGACATGCCCTACGGCCAGCCCccgcagaagaagcagatGATCGAGGTCGACGATGCCGAAGCTCGCCGCCATGGCCTCGTCCGCCGCAGCGGTGCCCCTACCACGGCCTTGACTAGGAAGCTCGAGGCTGCCCGTGAGACCAAAGCACCGCCCAAGCAGCCCGAGAAGACGCAGCGAGTCACAAACGACCTCGAGACCATTCGCCAGTGGCAGCGACACTACCGCAAGCTCTTCCCGCAGTTCGTCTTCTACTTCGACAGCGTCCAGGAGCCCCAGAAGGACAAGCTCATGAGTCGAGCTCAGATCCTTGGCTCA CGCGAGGTCACCTTCTTCTCCCGTGAAGCTACCCATGTCATCACCACGCGTCCCATTCCTGTCGACGTCGACACCAGCTCGTCAGCCCACGCCAAGGGCACCGTCAACCCAGCCCAACTGGAAAACAAAAAGTCCGTCTTCGACGCTGCACTCTCCAAGTCCGGCCAGTCGGGCCGTGGTGACATCCTCGTCAAGGCGAAGGAGTTGGGAATGAAGATATGGTCGGTGGAGAAGCTTCAGCGTATGGTCGACACCATGTTCAGCAAAGAGACGGGAGAGGACATCCACTACACGACGCGTCATGGTACCGTCGCTGGACAGAAAGCCCGTCAGGCTGATTTGCAAAGGTTGCTGCAGAACGAGAAGTTGGATCGAGATTATGTCATCGGTGCTCAGGATATGGTCCAGCTCCGTGGCTACCACGTCTATGTGCACGACATGGATGAAGTCACACGCCCTGTCATGATCAGAGAGTACCAGAAGGTCGAGAAAGAGAAGGGCAAGTGGCCGCAGTTCCGCGCCTCAGGCAACGGCAAGTGCCCCTTTGTGGAAGATCCTCACTTTGGTCGTCGCCAacaggaggagcaggaggagcgACGAGCACAGAGGGCTCTAGCAGCCGCTCCGCGTACTCGTGCTGCATCAGCCATGGAAGAAAAGCGCGTCCTGGGCGAGAACAACAACTTGGCTCAGCGCGAGCCCGCCCCAGCTGCAATCAAGAAGGAAAAGCGCGAAGACGACGCGAAGCCTTTAGATCCTCCCAAGGGTCTCCCCCTTAAACGCACATCCACCGAAGGTCCCCCCATGTTCGGCAGTGCCCAAGCCAACGTACGTGCTATGCCGCGCTTCATCGGAGGAGAGCCCGTTGCCTCTGGTCTTCATCAGTCCAACGTGACTTCCGCCATCCAATCCCAGATGATATCCTCGACCGCCGCCGCACCGCGGGCCGGAAATAGCAAGGAGGTGAACCAACTGCAGCGCAAGGTTTTGGAGAAGAACAGTGTCACGTCAGCCAACAGCGGCTACTCCTCTGTCATGAACGATGTGCGCGTTCCTCTCAACCAAGACCATACTCAGCCAATGCGTGCTGCCAAGCGCAAGGCTCAGGAAAGCCTCAGCCAGGCCCATGAAATGGCCGAACAAGAGAGGCAGGCCCGCAAGATTGCTGCGCTGCGCAGACGCAAGACTGCCGAAAAGGAATTGAAACCTGGCTATTGCGAGAACTGCAGGGAGAAGTTCAACGACTTCGACGAG CATTGTGTCACTCGCAAACACCGCAAATTCGCCGCGACAAACGAGAACTGGGCTGAGCTTGATGCTCTGCTTGCCCAGCTCGATCGTCAATGA